From Mycteria americana isolate JAX WOST 10 ecotype Jacksonville Zoo and Gardens chromosome 4, USCA_MyAme_1.0, whole genome shotgun sequence, one genomic window encodes:
- the ZGRF1 gene encoding 5'-3' DNA helicase ZGRF1 isoform X3, whose translation MASQEFTVLYTHQKMKKSKTWQDGILRIRTGGNKAILFDDKGQCLESIFIKSQVNAGDNLESERYLITVEAVKANEKSFEDQPRKAETPAADRNGVKPGVLPPRHLPVGLKRKFTGFQGPRQVEKRISTTEDGENPTILPSSKQYQGTLPSKFYITSPLFSTICKKDAETNLSAEFGEDVCTDNGREHMSLSSLLSAPFLDRCEETEKQDSDRSIVKPESPLITGHAKSSSQTAGHGAVSHNIRSTAQIIALLKSKPTQGCREQTTSEVTECVSRFQASENADSLYNQKSTTLPAFSGKPAKRLIQNIQHLPFTKGTVSDKKEWNAEMLLNSAEHPCDEVFTGQRHDKKANNFSQDLQDPCNTNSCFLPESTISRMSDSQFVPSSGNVSCSACPVTFGKNLSRYGERSVTNDLKDNSSVKLQSELQPSQNSERVPSDLERSVDVMLTEIGIVKEELSTHDTDCGPDEEVMEVNFNLMEAFDFNDTDNEDLCEKDVSKLTKGDMLSQSLDCLKGEDVAQNSALRLHSCREVATHRKKEEAKCSTLDRENDGNGCSEGIPSQLCDSNVGDTGRTAEDSANQTRIEVELLGDGHKVKEINESQLSIEATNNTKDLGVCAAHTINGMSSIKSKHSDLLHSDTNVNESHPKTSMFEKTESISCISTSRTISAMDKRTEEDVIQLGCMKSPDVNVEHFWGTKSDDIKPGSPLLALPRKSDPSYGSFQYIAEDHGKVFGVSHKEDTLLSRSSIRPLGKGHSSPGETAIGETEFESVESVNAFHEACKGERIGMDCLKCTAVAENSSDLPDLPNFVDNLLHKTEACVLPRAAAQRDPRTSGCQPKISSIELTSSLDPDSTISPASGSEETIGDIQEPLIHRTLPSEPELAEIFFTQEKCSYPEECNLSRFKPTVKPRTPFVTLPATEKIPDAVCPTDSEEVQQSFGSSAANLPDKSAVFPISAFGPEDRNYETSVFGEYTEDGQRESVQPVFPNVTSQCRQSKWLKYQNSVQCDLITQNSNDREVTDDICAENVLGMLLGDTGESSAANKSAPGSAPLLTAKSMLGKCWANSSNQDLISERKLLSLHLSQTPLAEATQKVLSHLSCHTVTGDGQDIMISELSFPNVDKVKHANLPKRKISIPTVFQSHVHYKQIFKAALTEQLNIMLFELSQRLHNALSKVDISFYTSLKDGQSESKESCIPLCNHMHPAKLVTVKKDGQNKGRLFYTCGAPKAEQCSFFKWIEDVNPAQIKSRPSVVLHDIKSIGTYLRSQKISLYEGCQLLVRKAFEIETQRCSKFKKFKNTPARFDGDSKNKLYLKLSRKEHYSLYSKDDIWVVSKTLNFDPLDTFIASSAFFGPSSNNEVELLPLKGYCPSNWQSNMFVHALLVCNASGELTSLRNMEEHFNPATLPLIPYLLKMNFASENAANRVNKRKFIPPAISLKRTMMYGPVSSEVAMGLAKKMIQTYSLNPDQATSLIQIAQMMTSCENIKPVQEHQTFPITIIRGVFGAGKSYLLSVVILFLVQLFESSEATEGPRPAPWKLLIASSTNVAVDRILLGLLDLGFEDFIRVGSIRKITKAILPHSLHAGSGNENEQLKELLALMKEDLTPAEKIYVRKSIEQHKLGTNKTILQQVKVVGVTCAACPFPCLNTLRFPVVMLDECSQMTEPASLLPIARFQCEKLVLVGDPKQLPPTIQGSESVHEKGLEQTLFDRLCLMGHKTIPLRTQYRCHPAISAIANELFYEGNLVDGVSEKDRSPLLDWLPTLCFYSVNGVEQIERDNSFYNVAEVHFTVKLIQSLIASGIDGSAIGVITLYKSQMCKIQNLLSGVHSEAFEIKVVQVSTVDAFQGAEKEIIVLSCVRTRQIGFIDSEKRMNVALTRAKRHLLIVGNLACLSRNRLWGRVIHHCKGWENGLQHVSQCEQQLNDILRCYLEKRKEEEQSKKKEK comes from the exons ATGGCTTCTCAAGAATTTACT GTATTGTACACtcaccaaaaaatgaaaaaatcaaaaaCGTGGCAAGATGGAATTCTGAGGATTAGAACTGGCGGAAATAAG GCTATCTTGTTTGATGATAAAGGACAATGTTTGGAgagtatttttataaaatctcAG GTGAATGCTGGAGATAATTTAGAAAGTGAACGATATTTGATCACAGTTGAAGCAGTAAAAGCGAATGAAAAATCTTTTGAAGATCAGCCAAGGAAagcagaaactccagcagcagaTAGAAATGGTGTAAAACCCGGTGTCCTGCCTCCAAGACATCTACCTGTCGGCTTGAAAAGGAAGTTTACA GGTTTCCAAGGGCCACGCCAAGTTGAAAAGAGAATATCAACAACGGAAGATGGAGAAAACCCAACAATATTGCCTTCATCTAAGCAGTATCAGGGTACTTTACCATCCAAGTTTTATATTACCTCTCCGTTATTTTCTACGATTTGCAAGAAGGATGCAGAAACAAATCTATCTGCAGAGTTTGGTGAAGATGTGTGTACGGATAATGGTAGAGAACACATGTCTCTCTCCTCACTGCTTTCAGCTCCGTTTCTTGACAGATGTGAGGAGACAGAGAAGCAAGACTCTGATCGGTCCATTGTGAAGCCAGAATCTCCTCTAATTACTGGGCATGCTAAATCTAGTAGTCAGACAGCCGGTCACGGGGCAGTGTCACACAACATCAGGAGCACAGCACAGATAATAGCTCTTTTGAAGTCTAAACCAACACAAGGTTGCAGAGAGCAAACAACGTCTGAAGTCACAGAATGTGTTTCTAGGTTTCAGGCATCAGAAAACGCAGATAGTTTATATAACCAAAAAAGCACAACCCTACCTGCTTTTTCAGGCAAGCCTGCCAAAAGACTCATTCAAAATATTCAGCACCTGCCTTTTACGAAGGGAACTGTAAGTGATAAAAAGGAATGGAATGCTGAAATGCTTCTAAATTCAGCTGAACACCCTTGTGATGAAGTCTTCACAGGACAGAGACATgacaaaaaggcaaataattttagTCAAGATTTACAAGATCCCTGCAATACAAATAGTTGCTTCCTACCTGAATCCACCATAAGTAGAATGAGTGACAGTCAGTTTGTCCCATCCTCGGGCAATGTTTCGTGTTCAGCATGTCCAGTCACCTTTGGGAAAAATCTCTCCAGATACGGGGAGCGTTCAGTGACTAATGATCTTAAGGACAATTCATCTGTGAAGTTGCAAAGTGAGCTTCAGCCAAGCCAAAATTCAGAAAGAGTGCCCAGTGACCTGGAGCGCTCTGTGGACGTAATGCTGACTGAAATTGGAATTGTAAAGGAGGAATTAAGTACGCATGACACAGACTGTGGTCCAGATGAAGAGGTGATGGAGGTTAACTTTAATCTAATGGAGGCTTTTGATTTTAACGACACAGACAATGAAGACCTGTGTGAAAAAGATGTGAGTAAGCTCACTAAAGGAGACATGCTTTCACAAAGTCTGGATTGCTTAAAAGGAGAAGATGTAGCACAAAATAGTGCGTTGAGACTTCATTCTTGCCGCGAAGTAGCAACACACCGTAAAAAGGAAGAAGCCAAATGTTCAACACTTGACAGAGAGAACGATGGAAACGGCTGCTCTGAGGGTATACCATCTCAGCTTTGTGACAGCAACGTCGGAGATACAGGGAGAACTGCAGAAGACTCTGCAAACCAGACCAGAATTGAAGTGGAACTTTTGGGTGACGGACACAAAGTAAAAGAGATTAATGAAAGTCAATTAAGTATTGAAGCCACAAACAATACGAAGGATCTTGGTGTCTGTGCAGCGCATACAATTAACGGCATGTCGTCGATAAAAAGCAAACACTCCGATCTTTTGCATAGTGACACAAATGTTAATGAATCTCACCCTAAAACCAGTATGTTTGAGAAAACTGAaagtatttcatgtatttctacCAGCAGAACAATTTCTGCAATGGACAAAAGGACCGAAGAAGATGTTATACAGCTTGGATGCATGAAATCCCCAGATGTTAATGTAGAACACTTCTGGGGTACCAAGAGTGATGACATTAAACCAGGTAGTCCTTTGCTGGCTTTGCCACGAAAATCAGATCCTAGCTATGGCTCATTCCAATATATTGCAGAAGACCATGGAAAGGTATTTGGCGTTTCACATAAGGAAGATACTCTCCTTTCCAGAAGCTCTATCCGTCCTTTAGGAAAAGGCCATTCATCTCCAGGGGAAACAGCAATAGGTGAAACTGAGTTTGAAAGCGTAGAGAGCGTAAATGCCTTTCATGAAGCCTGCAAAGGTGAAAGAATAGGAATGGATTGCCTGAAATGCACGGCAGTGGCTGAAAATTCATCAGATCTCCCTGATTTG CCCAACTTTGTGGACAATTTATTACACAAAACAGAGGCATGTGTTCTACCAAGAGCAGCGGCCCAAAGAGACCCTAGGACATCTGGCTGCCAACCAAAG ATTTCATCAATAGAACTGACATCCTCACTTGATCCAGACTCCACAATTTCTCCAGCTTCAGGAAGTGAGGAAACTATTGGAGACATCCAGGAGCCCCTGATACACAGGACCTTGCCAAGTGAACCAGAACTcgcagagatttttttca CACAGGAGAAATGCAGCTATCCAGAAGAATGCAACCTCTCAAGATTCAAACCCACAGTTAAACCACGAACTCCATTTGTCACTCTTCCTGCCACTGAGAAGATTCCTGATGCGGTTTGTCCGACTGACAGCGAGGAGGTCCAGCAATCTTTCGGCTCTTCAGCAGCCAATTTACCCGACAAGTCAGCGGTATTTCCTATTAGTGCTTTTGGCCCTGAGGACAGAAATTATGAAACCTCTGTGTTTGGAGAGTATACGGAAGATGGACAAAGGGAATCTGTACAACCAGTGTTCCCTAATGTGACTTCACAATGTAGACAAAGCAAGTGGCTAAAATATCAAAACAGTGTTCAGTGTGACTTGATAACTCAAAACAGCAATGATAGGGAAGTGACTGATGACATCTGTGCTGAGAACGTCCTTGGAATGCTGCTGGGTGACACAGGAGAGAGCAGTGCTGCGAATAAAAGtgctcccggctctgcccctcTACTGACAGCAAAAAGCATGCTTGGTAAATGCTGGGCAAATAGCAGCAACCAAGATTTGATTTCAGAAAGGAAGTTACTTTCTCTGCACTTAAGTCAGACACCTTTGGCTGAAGCAACACAAAAGGTGTTAAGTCATCTGAGCTGCCACACTGTAACGGGAGACGGCCAG GACATAATGATTTCCGAGTTGTCTTTTCCTAATGTGGATAAAGTAAAACATGCTAATCTTCCTAAAAGAAAGATTTCCATACCAACTGTATTTCAGTCTCATGTTCActacaaacagatttttaaagctgcTCTGACAG AGCAATTAAACATAATGCTATTTGAGTTGTCGCAAAGATTACACAATGCTCTTTCAAAAGTGGATATATCATTTTACACTTCATTGAAAGATGGGCAAAGTGAGAGCAAAGAAAGCTGCATTCCACTCTGCAATCACATGCATCCTGCTAAGCTTGTTACGGTTAAAAAAGACGGTCAAAACAAG GGTCGTTTGTTCTATACCTGTGGTGCCCCAAAAGCTGAGCAGTGTTCGTTTTTCAAGTGGATAGAAGATGTGAACCCTGCACAGATAAAATCCAGACCTAGTGTAGTGCTTCACGATATAAAAAGTATTGGGACATACCTCCGAAGTCAAAAGATTTCTCTCTATGAGGGATGCCAGCTTTTGGTGAG GAAAGCCTTTGAAATTGAAACACAGCGATGTAGTAAGTTCAAGAAATTTAAGAATACACCTGCCAGATTTGATGGTGATTCCAAAAACAAATTATACCTCAAACTAAGCAGAAAGGAGCATTATTCTCTCTATAGCAAAG ATGATATTTGGGTTGTTTCGAAGACTCTGAACTTTGATCCCCTTGATACTTTCATTGCAAGCAGTGCTTTCTTTGGACCGTCCTCCAACAATGAAGTAGAATTACTACCACTCAAAGGCTACTGTCCCTCAAACTGGCAATCAAATA tGTTTGTTCATGCCTTGCTGGTTTGTAATGCCAGTGGTGAGCTTACATCATTAAGAAATATGGAGGAGCACTTCAATCCAGCTACGTTACCGCTAATACCATATCTACTAAAAAT gaattttgcttctgaaaatgctgcTAATAGAgtcaacaaaagaaaatttattccACCTGCCATCAGTCTGAAACGCACAATGATGTACGGGCCTGTCAGCAGTGAAGTGGCAATGGGACTAGCTAAAAAGATGATCCAGACGTACTCGTTGAACCCGGATCAAGCTACATCGCTGATTCAGATAGCTCAGATGATGACCTCATGTGAAAATATCAAACCAGTGCAAGAACATCAGACCTTCCCTATCACAATCATACGTG GTGTTTTTGGAGCTGGAAAGAGCTATCTGCTGTCTGTTGTGATCTTGTTCCTAGTACAGCTCTTTGAAAGCAGTGAAGCTACGGAGGGTCCAAGGCCAGCTCCATGGAAACTTCTGATTGCTTCTTCCACTAACGTTGCCGTTGACAGGATACTGCTGGG tctaCTTGATCTCGGATTTGAGGATTTTATCAGAGTGGGAAGTATTAGGAAAATCACCAAAGCAATTCTTCCCCATAG TTTACATGCTGGctcaggaaatgaaaatgagcagTTAAAAGAGCTGCTTGCTCTCATGAAAGAAGATTTAACTCcagctgaaaaaatatatgtaaggaAGAGCATTGAGCAACATAAACTGGGGACCAATAAAACTATACTGCAACAG GTAAAAGTGGTTGGAGTGACCTgcgctgcctgccccttcccttgTCTGAATACCCTTAGGTTTCCTGTAGTGATGCTGGATGAGTGCAGTCAGATGACTGAACCTGCTTCTCTCCTTCCTATTGCAAG GTTTCAGTGTGAAAAGCTAGTCCTTGTTGGAGACCCTAAGCAGTTACCACCAACTATTCAAGGGTCTGAGAGTGTTCACGAAAAGGGATTGGAGCAGACTCTCTTTGACCGGCTTTGCTTAATG GGACATAAAACAATACCTCTTCGGACACAGTACCGATGTCACCCTGCTATTAGTGCCATAGCCAACGAGCTGTTCTATGAAGGAAATCTGGTAGATGGTGTTTCTGAGAAAGATAGAAGTCCTTTATTGGATTGGCTTCCAACACTATGTTTTTATAGTGTTAATGGGGTAGAACAA ATTGAAAGAGACAACAGCTTTTATAACGTGGCAGAAGTTCATTTTACAGTCAAGCTCATCCAGTCTCTGATTGCAAGCGGGATAGACGGATCTGCAATTGGTGTGATTACTCTTTATAAATCACAGATGTGTAAG ATTCAGAATTTGCTTAGTGGCGTACACTCCGAGGCTTTTGAAATTAAAGTTGTCCAGGTGTCCACTGTAGACGCATTCCAAGGAGCTGAGAAGGAGATCATTGTTTTGTCGTGTGTAAGAACAAGACAAATTGGGTTCATAGACTCGGAAAAGAGAATGAACGTTGCACTAACGAGAGCAAAGAGGCATTTGTTGATTGTTGGAAATCTGGCCTGTTTAAGTAGGAACAGACTGTGGGGAAGAGTAATTCATCACTGCAaag GATGGGAAAATGGATTACAACATGTAAGCCAGTGTGAGCAGCAGCTAAACGACATTCTTCGGTGTTATTTGGAGAAACGGAAGGAAGAGGAACagagtaagaaaaaggaaaaataa